In one window of Acidobacteriota bacterium DNA:
- the ung gene encoding uracil-DNA glycosylase: protein MRLNFPESWHTVLSDEFEKPYFTKLKSFLETERANHTIFPPEDDVFSAFSLTPYDEVRVFLLGQDPYHDDNQAHGLCFSVRPGIKPPPSLVNMYKELKEDLGHSIPNHGYLVPWAKQGMLMLNAVLTVRAHSPNSHKDQGWEQFTDAVIRKVNDKTEPVVFVLWGGYAQKKAKLIDGNRHKVIQTAHPSPLSARNGFFGSKPYSKINELLREAGHPEINWKLENL from the coding sequence ATGCGTCTCAATTTTCCCGAATCGTGGCACACCGTGCTGTCCGATGAATTTGAAAAACCATATTTCACCAAACTCAAATCATTTCTTGAAACCGAACGGGCCAATCACACTATTTTTCCGCCCGAGGATGATGTTTTTTCAGCTTTTTCATTAACTCCCTATGATGAGGTCCGCGTGTTCTTGCTCGGGCAGGATCCGTACCACGATGACAACCAGGCGCATGGATTGTGTTTTTCGGTCCGGCCTGGGATTAAGCCTCCGCCATCGCTGGTCAATATGTACAAAGAACTGAAAGAAGACCTCGGTCACAGCATTCCCAACCACGGCTATCTCGTTCCCTGGGCCAAACAGGGAATGTTGATGCTCAACGCCGTCCTCACCGTGCGGGCCCATTCGCCAAATTCGCATAAAGATCAAGGCTGGGAACAATTTACTGATGCGGTCATTCGCAAGGTAAATGACAAAACAGAGCCGGTGGTTTTTGTGCTGTGGGGCGGCTACGCGCAAAAGAAAGCCAAATTGATTGATGGCAATCGTCACAAAGTCATTCAAACCGCGCATCCATCACCACTTTCAGCGCGCAACGGCTTTTTCGGCAGCAAACCTTATTCAAAAATTAACGAGTTGCTGCGTGAAGCTGGCCACCCTGAAATCAACTGGAAACTGGAAAACCTTTAG
- a CDS encoding antitoxin family protein: MEITVEAIYEAGVLKLLHPLPQLREHEKVQLVIQTTTQNDRDRATEVLRQAGLLAEPGPGTKERATRSVASLAEVQQAFSRSSGKPLSEIVIEQRGPKE; the protein is encoded by the coding sequence ATGGAAATCACGGTTGAAGCAATCTATGAAGCAGGTGTTTTGAAACTCCTTCATCCGTTACCTCAGCTCAGAGAACACGAAAAAGTTCAGCTTGTGATCCAAACGACCACGCAAAATGACCGTGATCGTGCAACAGAGGTTCTCCGTCAGGCAGGATTATTGGCTGAACCTGGCCCTGGGACGAAAGAGCGGGCGACTCGTTCAGTCGCATCACTGGCTGAGGTCCAGCAAGCATTTTCCAGGTCGAGTGGTAAGCCGCTGAGTGAGATTGTGATTGAGCAGCGGGGACCAAAAGAATGA
- a CDS encoding AAA family ATPase — translation MTTLLREHAEQQFAEELHELQKADKHQRPPNWKLSPWAVMMYLLGGKLEDGFEISPKYIGQRRIIEIAIATLTTDRALLLIGVPGTAKSWVSEHLTAAISGDSTLLIQGTAGTGEEAIRYGWNYAKLLADGPSMGALVPSPVMRGMKDGKVVRLEELTRVPSDVQDTLITILSEKTLPIPELNSEIQARKGFTVIATANDRDRGVNELSSALKRRFNTVVLPLPATVDEEVDIVERRVASMGRALELPAEPPALEEIRRVVTIFRELRNGVTTDGKSKLKTPSSTLSTAEAISVVNNGLALAAHFGDGQMNAHDVAAGLIGAVVKDPVQDKVVWHEYLETVVKERDGWKDLYRACREVS, via the coding sequence ATGACGACTCTGCTGCGCGAGCACGCTGAACAGCAATTTGCCGAAGAACTCCACGAACTCCAGAAAGCCGACAAACATCAACGACCACCCAACTGGAAGCTTTCTCCCTGGGCAGTGATGATGTATTTGCTCGGCGGGAAACTGGAAGATGGCTTCGAGATTTCTCCGAAATACATCGGCCAGCGGCGCATTATCGAGATTGCAATTGCGACGTTGACGACTGACCGGGCGCTGCTGCTGATTGGTGTGCCGGGAACTGCCAAATCATGGGTTTCAGAGCATTTAACGGCTGCCATTTCGGGTGATTCGACTCTGTTGATTCAGGGCACGGCGGGAACGGGCGAAGAAGCTATCCGCTATGGCTGGAACTATGCGAAATTGCTGGCCGACGGGCCGTCAATGGGTGCACTGGTTCCCAGCCCGGTGATGCGCGGGATGAAGGACGGCAAAGTGGTGCGACTGGAAGAATTAACTCGTGTTCCGTCTGATGTGCAGGACACGCTGATTACGATTCTTTCGGAAAAGACGCTGCCGATTCCCGAACTCAATTCAGAAATTCAAGCTCGTAAAGGGTTTACCGTGATTGCCACGGCAAATGACCGTGATCGTGGTGTGAATGAGCTTTCCAGCGCTTTAAAACGGCGGTTTAACACCGTGGTCCTTCCGCTTCCGGCGACAGTGGATGAAGAAGTGGATATTGTCGAACGTCGTGTTGCCAGCATGGGACGCGCCCTGGAATTGCCGGCTGAACCTCCGGCGCTGGAAGAAATCCGCCGCGTCGTGACGATTTTCCGCGAACTCCGCAACGGTGTGACCACCGATGGAAAATCAAAGTTGAAAACACCAAGCTCGACCTTGAGCACCGCCGAAGCCATTTCCGTCGTCAACAACGGCCTGGCCCTGGCCGCGCATTTCGGAGACGGGCAAATGAACGCCCACGACGTTGCCGCCGGGCTGATTGGCGCCGTGGTGAAGGATCCGGTTCAGGATAAAGTGGTCTGGCACGAATACCTGGAAACCGTGGTCAAAGAACGCGACGGCTGGAAAGACCTCTATCGCGCCTGCCGCGAAGTCAGCTAG
- a CDS encoding four helix bundle protein — MQNFRDLRVWQIGMDLVEQIYRLTEGFPSREMYGLTDQLRRAAVSIPSNIAEGHTRESSKEFLYHLSIAQASLAEVQTQIEIAKRLNYLSQQQTDKVLEHSIQLSKQLFALRNALIKRGQ, encoded by the coding sequence ATTCAAAATTTTCGAGACTTGCGTGTTTGGCAAATTGGAATGGATCTAGTTGAACAGATTTACCGGCTAACAGAAGGTTTTCCATCCAGAGAAATGTATGGGTTGACTGATCAATTGCGAAGAGCTGCCGTTTCAATTCCCTCAAACATTGCAGAAGGACACACCCGAGAATCAAGCAAAGAATTCCTGTATCATTTATCCATCGCTCAGGCTTCACTGGCTGAGGTTCAAACGCAAATTGAGATAGCAAAACGCCTTAACTATCTTTCACAACAACAAACAGATAAAGTTTTAGAGCACTCTATACAATTGAGTAAGCAACTTTTTGCACTACGAAATGCTTTGATCAAGCGAGGCCAATAA